The Xenopus laevis strain J_2021 chromosome 5L, Xenopus_laevis_v10.1, whole genome shotgun sequence genome has a segment encoding these proteins:
- the LOC108716536 gene encoding transmembrane protein 151B, whose product MSPPASAASESSTGSVPQEEPDTLRELQRPVKQSLSKSLCRESHWKCLLLSLLIYGCMGAMIWCHVTKVTRLTFDSAYKGNSMMYHDSPCSNGYVYIPLAFLMMLYVVYLVECWHCFTRNEMQYKVDLESVQERVQRMQQATPCIWWKAISYHYVRRTRQVTRYRNGDAYTTTQVYHERVNTHVAESEFDYSNCGVKDVSKDLTDLDSYPVTRLRFTKCFSFANVESENSYLTQRARFFTENEGLDDYMEAREGMHLKNVDFKEYMVAFSDPDNLPWYVSHYVFWAAALFTLSWPLRVLIEYRTSYVHYHVEKLFGFDYTPVTSSEEQTLCRRMPRVNTIDSTELEWHIRSNQQLVPSYSEAVLMDLVGISTSYTACRYTRGYRQNCDRCHRTISSSSIFSRSALSICNATPRIPFSSSRFSLGRLYGSRRSCLWQSHSESLNEQGGPTEQTRLSSQVTVEEEEPPTYQDALYFPILIVHRNEGCRNHDHRHLHRNGSCVETSL is encoded by the exons ATGTCCCCCCCTGCGTCAGCGgcaagtgaaagcagcacaggaTCAGTACCGCAGGAGGAACCCGATACTCTGCGAGAACTG CAAAGGCCGGTCAAGCAGTCACTCAGCAAGTCTCTGTGCCGAGAGTCCCACTGGAAATGTCTTCTGCTCTCCTTGCTCATCTACGGCTGCATGGGAGCAATGATCTGGTGCCACGTTACCAAGGTCACACGTCTGACCTTTGACAGTGCATACAAGGGCAACTCTATGATGTACCATGACAGCCCTTGCTCTAATGGATATGTCTACATCCCGCTGGCCTTCCTTATGATGCTTTACGTGGTGTACCTGGTGGAATGCTGGCACTGCTTCACACGGAATGAGATGCAATATAAGGTTGACTTGGAAAGTGTGCAGGAACGTGTGCAGAGGATGCAACAGGCCACTCCATGCATCTGGTGGAAGGCCATCAGTTATCATTATGTGCGCAGGACACGCCAAGTGACGCGGTATCGTAATGGAGATGCTTACACCACCACCCAAGTGTACCATGAGCGGGTCAATACCCACGTGGCAGAGTCTGAGTTTGATTACTCCAACTGTGGAGTCAAGGACGTCTCCAAGGATCTCACTGACTTGGACAGTTACCCTGTCACTCGCCTGAGGTTTACCAAGTGCTTTAGCTTCGCCAATGTGGAATCAGAGAACTCATACCTGACCCAACGGGCCAGATTCTTCACTGAGAATGAGGGGCTGGATGACTACATGGAGGCTCGGGAGGGCATGCATCTAAAAAATGTGGACTTTAAAGAATACATGGTTGCATTTTCTGACCCAGATAATCTTCCATGGTATGTGTCGCACTATGTTTTCTGGGCAGCAGCCCTCTTCACTCTTTCGTGGCCCTTGAGAGTACTGATTGAATATCGCACTTCATACGTGCACTACCATGTTGAAAAACTCTTTGGCTTTGACTACACACCAGTAACATCCTCTGAGGAGCAGACACTATGCCGGAGGATGCCCCGAGTGAATACCATTGATAGCACTGAGTTAGAGTGGCATATTCGATCCAACCAACAGTTGGTGCCCAGTTATTCTGAAGCTGTTCTGATGGATCTAGTGGGCATCTCAACAAGCTACACAGCCTGCCGGTACACACGGGGCTACCGTCAGAACTGCGATCGGTGCCACCGAACCATCAGTAGTTCTTCCATCTTCTCACGCAGTGCTCTGAGCATCTGTAATGccactcccagaatccccttCAGCAGTAGCCGTTTCTCCCTTGGACGACTGTATGGGTCACGTCGCAGTTGCCTGTGGCAAAGTCATAGTGAGAGCTTAAATGAGCAAGGTGGCCCCACCGAGCAGACAAGGCTCTCCAGTCAGGTtacagtagaagaagaagaacccCCAACCTACCAGGATGCCCTCTACTTCCCTATCCTTATTGTCCACCGTAATGAGGGCTGTAGAAACCATGATCATCGGCATCTCCATCGCAATGGATCCTGTGTGGAGACCTCACTGTGA